Within the Fischerella sp. PCC 9605 genome, the region CTAATAAGAGTTTTTACTTTTGACTCATGCCTTGCAGAACTAACCTAATGGCATAAACTAAATCTACCTTGGTAGAGAGGCTAAAGACTAATACATAGTTGAGGATGGTATTTAGAACTTTAGAAACTCTATTTCTGCTTTTTAGGTGAAAACAATGACGGGAAACTTGTTAGCTGCCTTAATCACAGCTTTAAGCTTGTTAATTGTTGATTTAGTTGTTCCTGGTGTTGATATTGCTAATTTTCCAGCAGCTTTAATTGCTGCGCTAGCTATTGGCTTAGTCAACGGTTCTGTGAAGCCAGTTCTATCCGCCCTATCCTTACCACTTAACTTCTTATCCTTTGGAGCATTTTCACTCATTGTTAACGGCATTTGTTTCTCGCTCGCAGCATTTTTAGTTCCTGGATTCAGCGTTCATGGAGTTTTAGCTTTTCTTCTCGGTCCTGTAGTTCTGTCTTTGTCTAGTACTTTCATCAACAATTACTTCGCTGAAAGAAATCTGGCTTTGAAAAGCAGTGAAGAAACAAAATCTAAAGCTGAATTACCCTCCAGCTAACTATCAGTATTCAGCAGAACAGACGCGAGCGATCGCGTCTACAAAAGCAGCAAATCAAGATGATGGTTGGAAGAAAAATACCAAAGTAAAATAATTCCTAGGATGGAGTTAGTAGTTCGGTTAATTTCCGAAAATAAAAAACAGAAAGAAACAAAATAGAAAAAATAGCAGCAGAAATACCATGAAATTACTTCGTTATCTCCTCGGTTTCTTATTACCTCCTATTGGTGTTTTCATGACATATGGAGTAAGTACAACTTTGTTTATTAATATTTTACTTACTCTTCTCGGTTGGCTTCCCGGCGCTATTCATGGTGTTTGGGCAATTGCCAAATACGAAGAAAGACTTAACAGAGAGGTATATTAAGCCTGTGGTGAAGCCTTGATTTAGTCTCTTCATAAATCTTGAGTTTATCCCTTCTCTCTCCTAATTAAGGAAGAGAAGGGATAATTAATTGTTAAAATTCCTCGTCCCTTGTGGGCGAGGAATTTGGTAATGGGTAATCGGTAAAGTGACTAGTACGTCAAAAAAATTCAGGGTGGACATTATCCACCCTATACTTAATAGCTAGTTAACACTTTTTATTTAACAGCTTTATCACTTGGTTCTTTTTCTTTTAGCCAGTCAGCAACAGATAACAATAAATCCCTCAATACTTGTCGTAGCTCATACTCTTTTCTCGCTATGGACGTACCTGCTTCACCAAGTTTTTCTTCTACTTGAGAGTGTTTTTGTTGTACCTGTGCAACAACTTCTTCAGCCTGGGGTCGAGCTTGCTGCAACCAGTTTTTAGCCTGGTCTAGATAATCTTTAACCTCTTCAGAACGTCCACCATAGCGTGCAGCTAAATTAGCTCGAACAATTGCCAGTTGTGCTTGTAATTGAGCGTAGCGTTTCTTTAATAAAGCTACTTCTTCACTATTTTGGATTGCATTGATGGCAGAATCGATGGCAGTTTTAGTTTCAGCAGGTTTTTCGCTACCACTCTCTTGAATCTCTGCTAAAATTCCATCAACTTCTTGTTGAATTTTATTTTCTTCGTCATCCAATTTTGCTTGTAGCTGTTTAACTTCTGCCTGAGTTTTAGCAATGGATTCATGGCGTTTACTATTAACAGCTTCCAATGCTCCTTCAATTGATGCCGTCACTTCTTCTTTAAACTCGCCACCTTTTGCTTGCAAGTTCTCAACTACAGTAGAGATGGCATCTCTAACAATAGTCCGAAGTTCACCGGAGCCTTCTTTAAATTCAGAAACAACCTGAGAAACTGCGGATTTGACAATTTCGCGAATTCGCTCTGCTCTTAATTGCCCAGTTTCTTTTGCTTGTTGGAGGTCAGTTTTAATTCGTTCTTTGATATTGTTAGACATCTTTTAGATAGGTTTGGATTTAACTAATTTGGATAGAAATTCATAGGAGCACTATGCCACACTGATATTGTGGCGTAGGCTTTTCTGAAGCAGTACTTCCTTTAGATAGAAAATCACCAACTCAAAAACAGCTTACTTCCAAAGGTATAGATCCATAGAAACTAAAATACTTACATCTATACTTCTAACAGCAGTCTCAAGTAGCACAATGAAATATGGGTAGTGTTCAACCTATATGAATCTGATTAGTGAAAAAATATTTTAATGATTAATATGTATGCGTAAACTCTACACTTGGCGATCGCTCATAAATAGGGAAAAATAAAGATCGCCTACAGAATCTATAATCCTTACCAAACATAGTATTGCTCAAAATTGAGCAACTGTAAAAAAATGAGCGAACGGACAGTCTAAATTTTCTTTTTGACCACAAGTTGGTATGACTGTGGTGAGGAGTATCGAAGATAAAAAATACTGGAGTTTAGTCTCAACTCCAGTATTAGCGATCAACCCTAAGATTTTGAGGTTGTCAATTACTTAACCGGTGTTTTAGTTTGATGTATTAAATACAACATCAACCCAGTAGTTAGCCGACTGATAGGTGGAAGTTGGGAAGGCAGGGGTGGCGCTATAAGTATAAACACCATTGGGTCCACTCTCTCCATTACGCAGAGCATGTAGTGGTGGTTTATCCACACCGGAGTTGGCAAAGTACCCTACATCTTGAGAGTAGCGTCCAACAGTGGTGTGGTAAGAGGCTACGTAGACTGTATTGGCGGTAATTGCCACAGGTGTAGCAAAGTTCACCTGTTGCCAACCAGAGGCAGTTTCGTTGGTAAATGTCGCCCGTGCTAGTTCTTGACCGCTACTAGTCCACAAGACACCGACGTGGGTGCCAGTATTTTGTGGTCCCTTGTAGAAACGAATCCCAGTAATGTTGCCATTGACATCAGAGCGGAACTTCACACCCAAATTCACTGCTGACGAGTCATTTTCTGTGATTAACGCAGGAGTCGCCGAGTCATCCCAGATGCTCACTGATGATGTGTTAGTTGTAGTGAACGACCAAGTGTAGTTTTGTGCGAGGGCATTACCTGCCTGATCTTTGACTCCAGTCGTGCCGCCTTTGATAGTGGCTGTATAGGTAGTAGAAATTGCTAGTGTACTGCTCGGTGTCAGTGTAGCTGTGTTGCTTGCCGCATCATAGGTGACGGTGCCGGTCACTAATGTGTTGTTTGGGTCACGCAACTCAAAGTTGCTAGTGCTTATTGTTGCAGCGTCCATTGCCTCACTGAAAGTGGCTTTGACAGTTGTACCTGTGCTGACGTTTGTTGCACCGTTACTTGGAGTTGCCGAAGTCACTGTCGGCGGAGTCGTATCGTTACTACTAACTGTGACATTAACTTCATTTCCAGGTGTTTCTATGTTGCCACTATCATCGATCGCGCGACTCTTAATGGTGACTGTTCCATTTGTAGTAGGTGTCAACCAAATGTAGCTCCAACTAGCACGACCATTAGCTGGATGCCATGTCGCCCCCCCGTCAACTGATACCTCAACACCACCAACAACACCACCAATGTCACTGGCCGCACCACTAATTGTTATCTGGGTACCAGCCTGCACAGTCGCACCAGCTGTGGGCGAGGTAATGGTTGAGGTGGGAGCGGTAGTATCACCAGAGGCGGTGGCTAGTTGCAGACCAGACTGTAACGTAGCGGGTTGCACACCCATATCAGCAAACAGGTTTACAGTTGCCTGCTGCATTCGCACATCTGGTGTTGTTGTACCGCGATCGTGATTTCCATCCAGACCCCAAGGCCACTGTACCGTCCCGGAGCCGAACACCAAGGCACTGTTACCAGTACTACCACTGTATTTGTACAGTGTCAGATGGTGGGTGGCTGTACCAGACCTAAAAGTTGATCCGTAATCCTGTAGAACGGGGGCATTGTTGACAGTGGTCGTTGACATCCGAATTAAGCCTGGGGGTCGCAAGCCGTTGTCGATGTCTTCGTCCCATTCATAACCCAAGGTGCCATTGGTGAGTGTGGCAGTGCTACCTGGCAAGAGGTTAGCAATGCTGGTATTGCGCCATAAGCGCATTTGGCCGTCTGCTGCTGGCACTTGGATCGCAGTGGTCGCCCCAGCGTTGACAGTAAAGAGGGTGCCAGTCAGGGCGTTCTCAGGACGACCACCATCAGCTGGTGGGCTGAAGCGAGGGTCACGCCACGTACCAGTCCAAGTAGGCGGGTCTTCTGGATCGATGATGGCATTGGCATGAGTCTCTTTATAACAGACCAACGTACGATAAGGTGTACCTGACCCATCAATGCTGTTTTCCCAGCGGGTCTTCCAGAAAACCTCGTTGCCACTAAAGAATGCTAGATTGATGCCAGCATCCCGGGCGGCTTCAACTTTCTGGCGTTGTTGGTTAGACCAATACTCGTCATGACCAACCGATAGAAAGACCTTATGATTTTTAATCAAGTCACCACGGCGATCGCTATCCACACCAGTAAAGTAACTAACGTCATAGCCATTAGCCTCTAGCCAACGCACCATCGGGTATTCAGCGTTGAATAACCAATCTGCACCACCATCAACAGAACGAGTGTTGAACGGACGGTTGTAACTCACCTTGTAAGCCCGTCCAACAGGCGATCCAGTGTAAAGGCTATTACCACCGTAACTGTTGTAAGCCAGCCAAGTAGTATCTGAGGTCTGGAAGAGGAGATCGGAATTGCTGGAGTCGTTTCGGACAATAAAGACAATATGGCTTGCTCCGGTTGTTCCATCTTGCCGCACCGCCTTCGCAAAATAAATTCCTGAGGTGGCAGTTGTTGGGATTTGCCACGACGCAGACACTGCCCAGTTACCGCAATCAATTAACCCGGTTGACGAGTTAGTTAAGCAGTTAGGTTGGTTTTGTGGTAGAGGTACAGAAGGTAGAACGGTGTCTACTTTACGAGCACCATTTCCGCCATAGTAGCCCATGCGGTAGATGTCGAGACGGTAATTAGTGGAGTTAGTGTTGATTTTGAAGTTGACTGTCTCACCCAAGTTATAGCTGATATCAGTTGTAAAACCTTGGATGTTTGAACTTCCTGCACCACTGATGTCCCACTCGCTAGGAGGATTCCCTGGTAGAGAGTTCTCCGTGACGATCGGGTTAGTTACGGCAAGCACCCTACGTGTTCCCAGCTGAAAACCCCCATTGAGGTTGATCGCTAGCAGTGCTGTGAATAGTATCACTATCATTAAGCGAATGAGCTTTCTCATACAGTCTCCTTCGCAGCTTGATCGCAGCTGACAGGCAATAGCAACTCACCAGACATCTTGCTTTTCATTGATAAATTAGTTCTCCATTCAACTCTGGCAGTCTGCCAATAGAAATGAGTGGGGGAAGCGATGGCTGAAATGCTTTTCATGTCATGACTCTAAAAATAAATCACTGCACAAAATTGTTTGATGAGCCACTAGGTAGTTCATCGCGCTAATTGAGAGGCTTCTAAGAAACCCGGTTTATTAGGAAACCGGGTTTTTGGGTTATACAACCTAATCAAAATCAATTTTTTGAGTGGTGAACATAGTTGGTAGTAAGCATTACTCTGACTAAAAGCGGCTACGCGTCTACAGTACTTACTACCAAAGCATTCACGCTAATATGGCTAGCTACTAGTTAGTCGTATTAAATACAACATCAACCCAGTAGTTAGTTGACTGATAGGTGGAAGTTGGGAAGGCAGGAGTGGCGCTATAAGTATAAACACCATTGGGTCCACTCTCTCCATTACGCAGAGCATGTAGTGGTGGTTTATCCACACCGGAGTTGGCAAAGTACCCTACATCTTGAGAGTAGCGTCCAACAGTGGTGTGGTAAGAGGCTACGTAGACTGTATTGGCGGTAATTGCCACAGGTGTAGCAAAGTTCACCTGTTGCCAACCAGAGGCAGTTTCGTTGGTAAATGTCGCCCGTGCTAGTTCTTGACCGCTACTAGTCCACAAGACACCGACGTGGGTGCCAGTATTTTGTGGTCCCTTGTAGAAACGAATCCCAGTAATGTTGCCATTGACATCAGAGCGGAACTTCACACCCAAATTCACTGCTGACGAGTCATTTTCTGTGATTAACGCAGGAGTCGCCGAGTCATCCCAGATGCTCACTGATGATGTGTTAGTTGTAGTGAACGACCAAGTGTAGTTTTGTGCGAGGGCATTACCTGCCTGATCTTTGACTCCAGTCGTGCCGCCTTTGATAGTGGCTGTATAGGTAGTAGAAATTGCTAGTGTACTGCTCGGTGTCAGTGTAGCTGTGTTGCTTGCCGCATCATAGGTGACGGTGCCGGTTACTAATGTGTTGTTTGGGTCACGCAACTCAAAGTTGCTAGTGCTTATTGTTGCAGCATCCATTGCCTCACTGAAAGTGGCTTTAACAGTGGTGCTGATGTTGACTCCTGTGGCACTATTGGTTGGAGTTGTGGAAGCAACCGTTGGCGGAGTTATGTCTGAACCCGTAACGGTGGTGAAGGCTACATCAACCCAGTAGTTAGTTGACTGATAGCTGCTGGTTGGGAAGCCACTAGTACCATATTTATAAACGCCGTTGCCACCACTCACCCCATTACGTAGGGCGTGTAATGGTTCATTGTCAACTCCAGAACTAGCAAAGTAATTGTTGTTAAGGGCGTATCTGCCATTAGGGGCATAATAGGACGCCACGTAAACAGTATTGGCTGTAATGGGTACAGGATTCGCAAAGTTAACCTGCTGCCAACCAGAAGCTGTCTCGTTGGTAAAGGTCGCGGTTGCCAACTTTTGTCCACTACTACTCCATAGAGTGCCTGTATGCGTACCTGTATTGGTACTCCCTTTATAGAACCGAATACCCGTTATGTAGCCGTTGAGATCGGAGCGGAATTTAACGCCCAATTCTACGGCATTAGGATCGCTAGCTGATGGATTCGCTGGTGTTGTGGAACTACTCCAGATGGTACATTCTTGCTGAGAACAAGGTACTGCCGCTGTAGTAAAAGACCAAGTAAAATTCCCTGCCAAGCTATTTCCAACCAGATCTTTGACACGCGGATCGGTTGTTCCACCTTTGAGAGTGGCAGTATAGGTGGTGTTAGCTGTCAAGATGGCATTGGGTTTCAGCATTGCAGTGCGAGTTCCCGCATCATAGGTGATGGTAGCGGCAACGAGCACATTTGACGGATCCCGCAATTCAAAAGTATTGCTGTTAATTGTTGTTGGATCG harbors:
- a CDS encoding N,N-dimethylformamidase beta subunit family domain-containing protein → MRKLIRLMIVILFTALLAINLNGGFQLGTRRVLAVTNPIVTENSLPGNPPSEWDISGAGSSNIQGFTTDISYNLGETVNFKINTNSTNYRLDIYRMGYYGGNGARKVDTVLPSVPLPQNQPNCLTNSSTGLIDCGNWAVSASWQIPTTATSGIYFAKAVRQDGTTGASHIVFIVRNDSSNSDLLFQTSDTTWLAYNSYGGNSLYTGSPVGRAYKVSYNRPFNTRSVDGGADWLFNAEYPMVRWLEANGYDVSYFTGVDSDRRGDLIKNHKVFLSVGHDEYWSNQQRQKVEAARDAGINLAFFSGNEVFWKTRWENSIDGSGTPYRTLVCYKETHANAIIDPEDPPTWTGTWRDPRFSPPADGGRPENALTGTLFTVNAGATTAIQVPAADGQMRLWRNTSIANLLPGSTATLTNGTLGYEWDEDIDNGLRPPGLIRMSTTTVNNAPVLQDYGSTFRSGTATHHLTLYKYSGSTGNSALVFGSGTVQWPWGLDGNHDRGTTTPDVRMQQATVNLFADMGVQPATLQSGLQLATASGDTTAPTSTITSPTAGATVQAGTQITISGAASDIGGVVGGVEVSVDGGATWHPANGRASWSYIWLTPTTNGTVTIKSRAIDDSGNIETPGNEVNVTVSSNDTTPPTVTSATPSNGATNVSTGTTVKATFSEAMDAATISTSNFELRDPNNTLVTGTVTYDAASNTATLTPSSTLAISTTYTATIKGGTTGVKDQAGNALAQNYTWSFTTTNTSSVSIWDDSATPALITENDSSAVNLGVKFRSDVNGNITGIRFYKGPQNTGTHVGVLWTSSGQELARATFTNETASGWQQVNFATPVAITANTVYVASYHTTVGRYSQDVGYFANSGVDKPPLHALRNGESGPNGVYTYSATPAFPTSTYQSANYWVDVVFNTSN
- a CDS encoding YqaE/Pmp3 family membrane protein, which produces MKLLRYLLGFLLPPIGVFMTYGVSTTLFINILLTLLGWLPGAIHGVWAIAKYEERLNREVY
- a CDS encoding phage holin family protein, whose translation is MTGNLLAALITALSLLIVDLVVPGVDIANFPAALIAALAIGLVNGSVKPVLSALSLPLNFLSFGAFSLIVNGICFSLAAFLVPGFSVHGVLAFLLGPVVLSLSSTFINNYFAERNLALKSSEETKSKAELPSS